The following nucleotide sequence is from Terriglobus sp. RCC_193.
AATATGACCAATCGTCCCAACGTTTACATGCGGCTTACTACGATCAAATTTTTCCTTCGCCATTGCTCTCTTGCTCCCTCATGCCCTGTGGGCAAAGTATGAAACTTACTTCGTCGAGATAAAAACCTCGTGAACTTACGGAAGGGCACAGCCGAAGCCGTGCCCTTCTTGAAACTCCTGTCGCGATTCCTTCGTTGCTCACGTGATTCGTTTCCCTCGCTACTCCCGATATACGAGAACAGCGAGAAGGACGTGAGAAACGAGAAACGCGCAGTCCTACTTTTCCTTACCCTGCGTCTTCGCGATGATCTCTTCGCTCACGTTGCGCGGGGTCTCCTCGTACTGCTTGAACTCCATCGAGAAGTTACCGCGGCCCTGCGTGGAACCACGCAGGTTGGTGGCGTAGCCGAACATCGTGCTTAGCGGCACAGTTGCCTTGATGGCCTGAACGCCACCCTGCATCTCCATACCTTCAATGCGTCCGCGACGCGAGTTCAGATCGCCGATCACAGTTCCCATGTAGTCCTCGGGAACGGTCACTTCGACAGCCATTACCGGCTCCAGCAGAACCGGCTTCGCCTTGCGGGCAGCTTCCTTGAACGCCATCGAACCGGCGATCTTGAATGCCATTTCGTTCGAGTCGACATCGTGGTACGAACCGTCATACAGGCTCACCTTGATGTCCACCATCTCGTAACCCGCGAGCACACCACCAGCCATTGCTTCCTGGATGCCCTGGTCGATCGGCTTGATGTATTCCTTCGGAATCGCACCGCCCTTGGTGTCGTTCGAGAACTCGTAGCCCTTACCGGTCTCGTTCGGTTCGATACGGATCTTCGCGTGGCCGTAGTTACCCGAACCACCCGACTGACGGATGTACTTGCCTTCCGCTTCCGCGTTGCTCTTGATGGTCTCGCGGTAGTTCACCTGCGGCTTACCAACGTTCGCTTCCACCTTGTGCTCGCGCATCATGCGGTCGACGATGATTTCCAGGTGAAGCTCGCCCATGCCAGAGATGATGGTCTGGCCGTTCGTCTGGTCCGTGCGCACGCGGAAGGTAGGATCTTCCTGCGCAAGCTTGGCCAGCGCCATACCCATCTTTTCCTGATCGGCTTTCGTCTTCGGCTCCACGGCAACTTCAATCACCGGATTCGGGAAGTCGATGGACTCCAGAACAATCGGTGCCTTTTCCGTGCAGATCGTATCGCCCGTGACGAGGTTCTTCAGACCCACGGCGGCGCAGATATCACCGGCCAGGATCTCCGTGATCTCTTCGCGCTTATTCGCATGCATCTTCAGCAGACGGCCAATGCGCTCCGTCTTGCGCGTACGCGGATTCAGAACCGAGTCGCCCGTCTTCAGCGTGCCCGAGTAGTTACGGATAAAGATCAACTGACCCACGAACGGGTCGGTCATGATCTTGAATCCGAGCGCGGAGAACGGCTCGCTGTCATCAGCCTTGCGGATGATTTCCACTTCCGGATCTTCCGGATCGTGGCCCACCATCGGCGGAATGTCCAGTGGGCTGGGCAGGTAATCAATGACTGCATCCAGCAGCGTCTGCACGCCCTTGTTCTTAAACGACGAACCCATCAGCACCGGGAAGATCTTCATGCCGATCGTCGCCTTGCGGATCGCCGACTTCAGCTCTTCCACGGTAGGCTCTTCGCCTTCCAGGTACTTCTCCATCAGCGCGTCATCGCTGTCGGCAACTGCCTCGATCAGGTGCTGGCGGAATTCCTTCGCCTTTTCAAGCTGCGCCGCAGGAATCTCTTCCACGTCGTACTGCGCGCCCATGGTTTCGTCGTGCCACAGAATCGCCTTCATCTCCACCAGGTCGATCACGCCGGCGAACTTCGCCTCTGCACCAATCGCAAGCTGCAGCATGATCGCGTTCGCGCCCAGGCGCTCACGGATGGTGCCGGTAGCGTACTCGGCGTCGCCGCCGTTCTTGTCCATCTTGTTGATGAAGCAGATACGCGGAACCTTGTACTTGGTCGCCTGGCGCCACACCGTCTCCGACTGCGGCTGCACACCGGCAACAGCGTCGAAGCAGGCCACAGCGCCGTCCAGAACGCGCAGCGAACGCTCCACTTCCGCCGTGAAGTCCACGTGGCCGGGGGTGTCAATGATGTTGATGCGGTAGTTGTTCCACATGCACGTCGTTGCAGCCGACGTGATCGTGATGCCGCGCTCCTGCTCCTGCTCCATCCAGTCCATCGTCGCGGTGCCTTCGTGCACTTCGCCAATACGGTGGTTGACACCGGTGTAGAACAGGATGCGCTCGGTCGTCGTCGTCTTGCCCGCGTCGATATGAGCCATGATGCCGATGTTGCGGCATTTATTCAGAGCAATTGTGCGTGCCACGTAATTTGTCTCTTCTGCGGAACTTATGACGTCCGCTGTCCTTCGCAGGTTCAGGAGTAAGCCAGCCCGCCTGACTTACTCCTGAATCTGGGTCCCAAGTTATTTCGTGCTTGTTACAACTTCATGTCAACTTACTGCGGAGTAAGTTAACCAGACGTGACTACCAGCGATAGTGCGCGAAGGCACGGTTCGCCTCGGCCATACGGTGCACGTCTTCCTTCTTCTTCATCGCAGCGCCACGGCCATTCGCAGCATCCAGCAGCTCGGCCGTCATCTTGTCGACCATGCCCTTCTCGCCGCGCGAGCGAGCATAGCTCACCAGCCAGCGGATCGCCAGCGAGGTGCGGCGCTCCGGATTCACTTCGATCGGCACCTGGTAGTTCGCACCGCCAACACGGCGGCTCTTCACTTCCAGCAGGGGCTTCACGTTCTCAACAGCCTTCTTGAACAGCGTCAACGCATCTTCTCCGCCGCCCTTGGCTTCCAGGCCCGTCATGCTTGCGTAGAAAATCTTCTGCGCCGTTGACTTCTTACCGCCCCACATCATGCTGTTGACGAACTTCGTTACCAGTGTGGACGAGTACACCGGATCCGGTGCTACTTCGCGCTTTGCAATATGACCTTTACGTGGCATCTTTCTCTTCTTTCTTCTTCCCCCAGCGCCGTGGACTTCTCAAGCAATCTGGGCCTATGGACCGTCCGTATCCCGGACGGTCAAACTCAACTACTTCGCTGCCTGCTTCGGACGCTTTGCGCCGTACTTGCTGCGGCTCTGCGTACGCTTCGCCACGCCCACGCTGTCCAGCGTGCCGCGAACGATGTGGTAACGCACACCTGGCAGATCCTTCACACGGCCACCGCGGATCAGCACAATCGAGTGCTCCTGCAGGTTGTGGCCTTCACCCGGAATGTACGAGGTGACTTCAATGCCATTGGTCAGGCGAACACGCGCAACCTTACGGAGAGCCGAGTTCGGCTTCTTCGGCGTCTGGGTGTACACACGAGTGCACACACCGCGGCGCTGCGGCGATCCCTGCAATGCCGGGCTGGCCGTCTTATAGTTCGGCGCAGTGCGGCCCTTCTTTACAAGCTGATGAAACGTAGGCACGATAACTCCCTGAAACTGCTTAACTTGACTTCTGAACTTTGGGTGTCTGCACCAACCGCCGGAGGGCAATCAGGCTTTCTCATGACGAGCCGCGGCGCATGGCACCTGCGATCCCCTCCCACCCACCAGCACGTCAAGACGCACCACGGGCGGGAAACCTCGGAACCCTTCCACTGTACCAAGAAGGGTACTGCACGTCAATCAGGAACGCGCCCAGATTGCCTAGAAGACAAACGAAACACCCATCGTTACCCGCTGCTGGCGCATTGGCCCATCCTGAATCGGACCCAGCACTGTCAGACTGTATCCCGGCAGGTCGCTCGTATCGAAAATGTCATTTTTCGACTTAGACCAGAAATCCGGCTGCCCCGTCAGCGTCTCCTTATAATCCGCCCGCATCAGCAACCGTCGCGACATCCGATATTTCACGCCGCCGCCATACTGCAGACCCACCTGGAAGACGCCGCCACCTTCCAGCGGAGGCGTGGTGCCGTATTTCCACGCGGCGGTCAGAATACCCACCGTGCTTAACCCCAGCTTGAACCAGGGCGATGCCTTCGTGATCGGCGCATCGGTCATATGCATCAACCGCAGTGACGGCCCTGCAAATACATAGGGCCTCCAGCGTGAATCCCGCCGCTTCAGGTGGTACTGCAGGTTGTACCCAAACTCCGTCGTAGAAAGCGTCGCCTCATCAAACGCAAATTGCGCCGCAGTCGTCGGGTCTGTCTCATCCCCGCTTACCGCAGGGTTCAAATCCGCAAACTGCAACTGGAAGCCGGTGCGGTTGTAGTCAAACGTGAACTCATGCGACAGGTGTTCGTGTGTGTTCAGCGTGACCGAGCCCCCCAGGTTCCACCCCGCCGAATGCTCATTGCCCAGCGCCAGGATGTAGGCCGGATCGTTGATCAAATCATCTGGCAGAAACACATAACCAACCGCACCGCCATTGCCACCGGCATAGCCAGCGTAGCCGCTGTGAATGCCGAGTTCCACCGAGTAACGCGGCAGACCCGATTTTGTCTTCGTGACGGGATCCGCAGAAAAATCCGGGCTGATGGGAGTTTCCGTACTCGCCTCATGCACCGCAGATTCTGAATGCCCAATGGCATACCGGTTCATGTCGATCACAGATTCGGTAGGAATCGGCTGCTCCGGCGGCTTGGGGTGCTTCAGCCCCAGCCCCTGTTTCACTCCGCCGTACGCGGTTACCACCAGGTTGTCGCGCAGCACCATATTCCGCAACGTCAGCGTCGTCTGCCGTGTCGCTTTCGTTGCGACATTGGGATGAACCGGAACCTGTGCCGTCTGCTCCTTCGACGGAACATGCAGCGGGGTCGCGCAATCATTGAGCCGGATCACCGCGATCCGCCCGTCCGTCACAATATCTTCACCCGTGCCGTTCTTCGGATGCTCCGGTAGCCACGGCCTTGCCGCCAGGTTCAGCCCGCTCACGCACCCAGTCAGCATCAGGTCATTCACGACCTTCGTGCGTTCGTGATCAATGTTGTGGTCGATCTGGTGAATGAACGTCTTCTGATCTTTTGAAAACCCAATCCCAATATCCTGCGTTGAAGAGGACAGCCACACACGCTCGCCACCCCACTGATCATTCGTGGGGTACACGCGAAGGTGATGCCGCTTGGAGAACGTGTCCAGCGTCTTCGCCAGCGCATACGTCGGCTTTCTTTCATCCAGCAGCAGCAGTGACATCGGCGCCGTGTGATACGCCTCCTGCTCTGAGATAGAACGAATCGTCTGGTACGTCGACGTCGCCGTCAGGTTATCCACCTGCATCCATCCCGCCGCCTGGAACGCTCGCATGATCGCGTCGCCATTGCCGATCAGCATCAGGTTCGTGATGTCCGACGGCACCGGCTTCGGCGTCGTCATGGTGCGGAACGGCTGTTTGCGAATCATCGCCTGCAACTTCGTGGTGGTCGCCTCGTCATCCGCAACCGCAGCGATTCCCGGCTCCTCACCGATTCCCACCTGCAAGGGAGCCGTGGTCAGCAAAATCAACTCCGCATTCGCCGGAAGCGAGATTTCAGGATCGGAAAACCGCAGCAACGATGCAGACGAAGCCGTCGTAAACACCAATGCCACTGGGTTGCTGAACGCCAGAGTGCCCACAGCTCCGGAAGCACGATGGCTCAGCGTCGACGTCGACCGCACACCGGCAATGCGCCCATCCTTCTGCACCACCTCGCGCGAATTCTCAATCTGCGCCACCTTTGCCGTAATGGGCACCACCGTGCCATCCGGCAGCGTGATGCGATCCATCTCCAGACCAATGGACGACGTCTCATGCCGTAGGCCGAGTCCCACGCTATTCAAATGAACCACGCGGCCTTCCACCTTGCTACCCAGCGGCAGCACGACCTTGTCACCCTGCAGCACGGGCGCAGCAAGAATCGCTCGCACCGGCGAGCCTTCCTTGGATGTATGTGTGCCCACACGTTCCGTCAGTCGGATCTCAAGCGGAGTCCTTTCCGGCAGCACCACCTGTGCCGCCGCCCCACCACACAACAGCGCAAACGCGCCCAATTCCATCACGCGGCGAACCACATACACGAGCGTTCTCAACGACCTCTGTCCCATCGTTTTCAGTTTTTTTGTGTGACGGTGCCATCTTAAACGCCGCGCTTCGGCGGACCCATGCCAGTTTGGTGTGAGGCCACGTCGCGGCGCTAAATGCGACTCCATTCTCTGCTAGCCTTCATTCCATGCGTTCCAGATTCTTCTTTGCGGCCACACTTGCTGCCAGCCTTCTTCTATCTGCCACAGCCCAGCGCCCCGGCAGCGAAACCACCAATGTCTTCACGCCGGAGATGAAGTTCTTCGACCATCCTGATCCGCGGATCGCCGAGTATGAACAGGCCCAGCGCAGCGGTACTCCTGTCCGGCAGATTGGTGCGGTCGAGCTGTCTCCCGACGGCAAGAAACTTGCGT
It contains:
- the rpsG gene encoding 30S ribosomal protein S7; this encodes MPRKGHIAKREVAPDPVYSSTLVTKFVNSMMWGGKKSTAQKIFYASMTGLEAKGGGEDALTLFKKAVENVKPLLEVKSRRVGGANYQVPIEVNPERRTSLAIRWLVSYARSRGEKGMVDKMTAELLDAANGRGAAMKKKEDVHRMAEANRAFAHYRW
- the fusA gene encoding elongation factor G produces the protein MARTIALNKCRNIGIMAHIDAGKTTTTERILFYTGVNHRIGEVHEGTATMDWMEQEQERGITITSAATTCMWNNYRINIIDTPGHVDFTAEVERSLRVLDGAVACFDAVAGVQPQSETVWRQATKYKVPRICFINKMDKNGGDAEYATGTIRERLGANAIMLQLAIGAEAKFAGVIDLVEMKAILWHDETMGAQYDVEEIPAAQLEKAKEFRQHLIEAVADSDDALMEKYLEGEEPTVEELKSAIRKATIGMKIFPVLMGSSFKNKGVQTLLDAVIDYLPSPLDIPPMVGHDPEDPEVEIIRKADDSEPFSALGFKIMTDPFVGQLIFIRNYSGTLKTGDSVLNPRTRKTERIGRLLKMHANKREEITEILAGDICAAVGLKNLVTGDTICTEKAPIVLESIDFPNPVIEVAVEPKTKADQEKMGMALAKLAQEDPTFRVRTDQTNGQTIISGMGELHLEIIVDRMMREHKVEANVGKPQVNYRETIKSNAEAEGKYIRQSGGSGNYGHAKIRIEPNETGKGYEFSNDTKGGAIPKEYIKPIDQGIQEAMAGGVLAGYEMVDIKVSLYDGSYHDVDSNEMAFKIAGSMAFKEAARKAKPVLLEPVMAVEVTVPEDYMGTVIGDLNSRRGRIEGMEMQGGVQAIKATVPLSTMFGYATNLRGSTQGRGNFSMEFKQYEETPRNVSEEIIAKTQGKEK
- the rpsL gene encoding 30S ribosomal protein S12 translates to MPTFHQLVKKGRTAPNYKTASPALQGSPQRRGVCTRVYTQTPKKPNSALRKVARVRLTNGIEVTSYIPGEGHNLQEHSIVLIRGGRVKDLPGVRYHIVRGTLDSVGVAKRTQSRSKYGAKRPKQAAK
- a CDS encoding LssY C-terminal domain-containing protein — its product is MRTLVYVVRRVMELGAFALLCGGAAAQVVLPERTPLEIRLTERVGTHTSKEGSPVRAILAAPVLQGDKVVLPLGSKVEGRVVHLNSVGLGLRHETSSIGLEMDRITLPDGTVVPITAKVAQIENSREVVQKDGRIAGVRSTSTLSHRASGAVGTLAFSNPVALVFTTASSASLLRFSDPEISLPANAELILLTTAPLQVGIGEEPGIAAVADDEATTTKLQAMIRKQPFRTMTTPKPVPSDITNLMLIGNGDAIMRAFQAAGWMQVDNLTATSTYQTIRSISEQEAYHTAPMSLLLLDERKPTYALAKTLDTFSKRHHLRVYPTNDQWGGERVWLSSSTQDIGIGFSKDQKTFIHQIDHNIDHERTKVVNDLMLTGCVSGLNLAARPWLPEHPKNGTGEDIVTDGRIAVIRLNDCATPLHVPSKEQTAQVPVHPNVATKATRQTTLTLRNMVLRDNLVVTAYGGVKQGLGLKHPKPPEQPIPTESVIDMNRYAIGHSESAVHEASTETPISPDFSADPVTKTKSGLPRYSVELGIHSGYAGYAGGNGGAVGYVFLPDDLINDPAYILALGNEHSAGWNLGGSVTLNTHEHLSHEFTFDYNRTGFQLQFADLNPAVSGDETDPTTAAQFAFDEATLSTTEFGYNLQYHLKRRDSRWRPYVFAGPSLRLMHMTDAPITKASPWFKLGLSTVGILTAAWKYGTTPPLEGGGVFQVGLQYGGGVKYRMSRRLLMRADYKETLTGQPDFWSKSKNDIFDTSDLPGYSLTVLGPIQDGPMRQQRVTMGVSFVF